TGTGCTGAGATGGTAATCACCTGACAGGTGCCCACGAAAAAGGACGGTGGCCGCTGGCCCCTTCCGGAGCTAGATGAGAGGTGTCGAATCACTCACTAGAACCGGGGGAGTCAATGACCACCGCCCAGAAGGAAAAGATAGCGCGTCGGAAGCTGAGCCTGCTACAGCTGGCGCAGGAGCTTGGCAACGTGAGCAAGGCGTGCAAGATCGTCGGCTACAGCCGCCAGCAGTTCTACGAAATCCGCAGGAACTTCCAGACCTATGGCGCCGAGGGGTTGCTCGACCGACTGCCGGGTCCGAAGGGGCCGCATCCGAACCGCGTCCCGCAGGAGATCGAGGAGGCCATCCTGGCCCACTGCCTCGATCACCCGACCCACGGGGCGCAGCGCGTTGCAGACGAGCTCCTGCTTCAAGGCGTCCAGGTGAGCTCAGGAGGCGTCCGAGGCGTATGGAGCCGCCACGGGCTGCTGACCAAGCACGAGCGCCTTCTGCGCCTCGAAGAATCGGCCAAGGAACGCAAGCTCGAACTCACCGACGCACAGATCCAGGCGCTCGAGCGATTCAGCCCTGAGTTCCGGGAGCGCCACATCGAAGTCCACTACCCGGGCGACCTGGTGGCCGTCGATACCTTCTTCGTCGGCACCCTCAAAGGCGTCGGGAAGGTCTACCTCCAGACCGTCCTCGACTGCTACAGCCGCCACGCCTGGGCTCGGC
Above is a window of Phycisphaeraceae bacterium DNA encoding:
- a CDS encoding IS481 family transposase, with the protein product MTTAQKEKIARRKLSLLQLAQELGNVSKACKIVGYSRQQFYEIRRNFQTYGAEGLLDRLPGPKGPHPNRVPQEIEEAILAHCLDHPTHGAQRVADELLLQGVQVSSGGVRGVWSRHGLLTKHERLLRLEESAKERKLELTDAQIQALERFSPEFRERHIEVHYPGDLVAVDTFFVGTLKGVGKVYLQTVLDCYSRHAWARLYTSKLPLTAVQVMNNDVLPFFDEHGIRVRVVLSDNGREFCGRPDRHPYELFLQLEEIEHRTTRVRRPQSNGFIERFHRTLLDEHLRVKGRTTWYETVEEMQADLDEYLATYNTRRPHRGRGMEGHTPYRVFKAGLKDAKKAARDRAKEDDRAA